The following are encoded in a window of Sminthopsis crassicaudata isolate SCR6 chromosome 3, ASM4859323v1, whole genome shotgun sequence genomic DNA:
- the LOC141562482 gene encoding olfactory receptor 52A5-like has product MVMTNGTVFMPSILTLIGIPGLESVQCWIGIPFCGIYVISLIGNYILLVIIKSEHTLHKPMYLFLAMLGITDIALSTCILPKMLGIFWFHMQEIQFDVCLLQMWLIHTFQCIESGILLAMAVDRYVAICDPLRHATIFTSQLLTQIGIGVTLRAGILMAPCLLLIKCRLKYYLTTVISHSYCEHMAIVKLAAGNIQVNKAYGLFVAFSILGLDVILILLSYIRIFIAVFHLPQKEARLKAFNTCIAHIFVFLEFYILAFFSFFTHRFGFHIPPYIHILLSNLYLLVPPLLNPIVYGVKTKEIRDQVMKFITFKNPD; this is encoded by the coding sequence ATGGTAATGACCAATGGCACAGTCTTTATGCCATCCATACTGACACTGATTGGGATTCCTGGCCTGGAGTCTGTGCAGTGCTGGATTGGGATTCCATTCTGTGGTATatatgtaatttcccttattggGAATTATATCCTTCTGGTGATCATTAAATCTGAGCATACTCTTCACAAGCCCATGTACCTTTTTCTGGCCATGTTGGGAATCACTGACATTGCTCTTAGCACTTGCATCCTTCCCAAGATGTTAGGTATCTTTTGGTTTCATATGCAGGAGATCCAATTTGATGTATGTTTACTGCAGATGTGGCTAATTCACACATTCCAGTGCATAGAGTCTGGCATCCTCTTGGCCATGGCTGTGGACCGCTACGTAGCCATCTGTGACCCTCTGAGACATGCCACCATATTCACCTCTCAACTCCTCACTCAGATAGGAATTGGGGTCACTCTAAGAGCAGGTATTCTCATGGCCCCATGCCTTTTGCTAATCAAATGTCGACTAAAATATTACCTAACTACTGTCATCTCTCATTCATACTGTGAACATATGGCCATTGTGAAGCTAGCTGCTGGGAACATACAAGTTAACAAGGCTTATGGTCTGTTTGTGGCTTTTTCCATCCTGGGACTTGATGTCATCTTGATTCTTTTGTCCTATATTCGGATTTTTATTGCAGTCTTCCATCTGCCCCAGAAGGAGGCTCGACTCAAGGCCTTCAATACTTGCATTGCccacatttttgtctttttggagTTCTACATTCttgccttcttctctttttttactcaCAGGTTTGGGTTCCATATTCCTCCCTATATCCACATCCTTCTCTCTAACCTCTATCTCCTAGTTCCACCTCTTCTTAACCCTATTGTTTATGGAGTAAAGACCAAGGAGATCAGGGATCAGGTAATGAAATTCATCACTTTCAAGAACCCAGACTAA